The following proteins are encoded in a genomic region of Mycobacterium kiyosense:
- the ftsH gene encoding ATP-dependent zinc metalloprotease FtsH, which yields MIRTLTAVAVLVLLGWSFFYFSDDTRGYKPVDTSVAMAQISADNVKSAQIDDREQQVRLTLKKGNGDTENSDKVITKYPTGYGVELFNALNAKNAKVGTVVNEGSLIGELLVYALPLLLLVGLFVMFSRMQGGARMGFGFGKSRAKQLSKDMPKTTFADVAGVDEAVEELYEIKDFLQNPSRYQALGAKIPKGVLLYGPPGTGKTLLARAVAGEAGVPFFTISGSDFVEMFVGVGASRVRDLFEQAKQNSPCIIFVDEIDAVGRQRGAGLGGGHDEREQTLNQLLVEMDGFGDRAGVILIAATNRPDILDPALLRPGRFDRQIPVSNPDLAGRRAVLRVHSKGKPIAEDADLDGLAKRTVGMTGADLANVVNEAALLTARENGTVITGAALEEAVDRVIGGPRRKGRLISELEKKITAYHEGGHTLAAWAMPDIDPVYKVTILARGRTGGHAVAVPEDDKGLRTRSEMIAQLVFAMGGRAAEELVFREPTTGAVSDIEQATKVARAMVTEYGMSARLGAVKYGTEHGDPFLGRSMGTQSDYSHEVAREIDEEVRKLIEAAHTEAWEILTEYRDVLDTLAGELLEKETLHRPELEAIFGDVEKRPRLTMFDDFGGRIPSDKPPIKTPGELAIERGEPWPQPVPEPAFKAAIAQASRAAEEASGKSTGNGDNSSQGPNGSHGATQPDYGAPAGWSAPGWPPTSSPNRPQPAPSYPSPDTDSDTDESRPPRLEKDVTRSNPPAHG from the coding sequence GTGATCCGCACCTTGACGGCGGTCGCCGTCCTGGTGCTGCTCGGCTGGTCGTTCTTCTATTTCAGCGACGACACCCGCGGTTACAAACCCGTGGACACCTCGGTGGCGATGGCTCAGATCAGCGCGGACAACGTCAAGAGCGCGCAGATCGACGACCGTGAACAGCAGGTGCGGCTGACCCTGAAGAAGGGCAACGGCGACACGGAGAACTCCGACAAGGTCATCACCAAGTACCCGACGGGCTACGGCGTCGAACTCTTCAACGCGCTCAACGCCAAGAACGCCAAGGTCGGCACCGTCGTCAACGAAGGCAGCCTGATCGGCGAACTGCTGGTCTACGCGCTGCCGCTGTTGCTGCTGGTGGGCCTGTTCGTGATGTTCTCCCGCATGCAGGGCGGCGCACGGATGGGCTTCGGCTTCGGCAAGTCGCGCGCCAAACAGCTGTCCAAGGACATGCCCAAGACCACCTTCGCCGACGTCGCCGGGGTCGACGAGGCGGTCGAGGAGCTCTACGAGATCAAAGACTTCCTGCAGAACCCCAGCCGCTACCAGGCGCTGGGCGCCAAGATCCCCAAGGGTGTGCTGCTCTACGGCCCACCGGGGACCGGCAAGACGCTGCTCGCCCGGGCCGTGGCCGGCGAAGCGGGGGTGCCGTTCTTCACCATCTCCGGTTCGGACTTCGTCGAGATGTTCGTCGGCGTCGGCGCGTCCCGCGTGCGGGACCTGTTCGAGCAGGCCAAGCAGAACAGCCCGTGCATCATCTTCGTCGACGAGATCGACGCCGTGGGCCGCCAACGCGGCGCCGGCCTGGGCGGCGGACACGACGAGCGCGAGCAGACGCTCAACCAGTTGCTGGTCGAGATGGACGGCTTCGGTGATCGCGCCGGGGTCATCCTGATCGCGGCCACCAACCGTCCCGACATCCTGGACCCGGCATTGCTGCGGCCCGGTCGTTTCGACCGGCAGATCCCGGTGTCCAACCCCGACCTGGCCGGTCGCCGGGCGGTGCTGCGGGTGCATTCCAAAGGCAAGCCCATCGCCGAGGACGCCGACCTGGACGGCCTGGCCAAACGCACCGTCGGCATGACCGGCGCCGACCTGGCCAACGTCGTGAACGAGGCCGCGCTGCTGACCGCCCGCGAGAACGGCACCGTCATCACCGGTGCCGCGCTGGAAGAGGCGGTCGACCGGGTCATCGGCGGCCCGCGCCGCAAGGGCAGGCTGATCAGCGAGCTGGAGAAGAAGATCACCGCCTACCACGAGGGCGGCCACACCCTGGCCGCCTGGGCGATGCCGGACATCGACCCGGTGTACAAGGTGACGATCCTGGCCCGCGGCCGCACCGGCGGGCACGCGGTCGCGGTGCCCGAGGACGACAAGGGGCTGCGGACCCGCTCGGAGATGATCGCCCAGCTGGTGTTCGCGATGGGCGGACGTGCGGCCGAGGAGCTGGTGTTCCGCGAGCCGACCACGGGCGCGGTCTCCGACATCGAGCAGGCCACCAAGGTGGCCCGCGCCATGGTGACCGAATACGGCATGAGCGCGCGCCTGGGCGCGGTCAAATACGGCACCGAACACGGCGACCCGTTCCTGGGCCGCTCGATGGGAACGCAGTCCGACTACTCCCACGAGGTCGCCCGCGAGATCGACGAAGAGGTCCGCAAGCTGATCGAGGCCGCGCACACCGAGGCCTGGGAAATCCTCACCGAATACCGGGACGTGCTGGACACCCTGGCCGGCGAACTGCTGGAAAAGGAAACCCTGCACCGGCCGGAGCTCGAGGCGATCTTCGGCGACGTCGAAAAGCGGCCCAGGTTGACCATGTTCGACGACTTCGGCGGCCGCATCCCGTCGGACAAACCGCCCATCAAGACGCCCGGAGAACTGGCGATCGAGCGCGGTGAGCCGTGGCCCCAGCCGGTGCCGGAGCCGGCCTTCAAGGCCGCGATCGCGCAGGCCAGCCGGGCCGCCGAAGAAGCCTCGGGCAAATCCACCGGCAACGGCGACAACAGCTCGCAAGGCCCCAACGGTTCGCACGGCGCCACCCAGCCCGACTACGGCGCCCCGGCCGGCTGGAGCGCCCCCGGGTGGCCGCCCACCTCGTCGCCGAATCGTCCCCAACCAGCCCCCAGTTATCCCAGCCCGGATACCGACTCGGACACCGACGAGTCCCGCCCCCCTCGGCTCGAGAAGGACGTGACTCGGTCCAACCCGCCGGCCCACGGCTGA
- a CDS encoding alcohol dehydrogenase, which produces MRASVLRDGRMVYRDDVPDPVPGPGQVLVAVRACGICGSDLHFAAHGQKVLEMSSQVAGDGGGMAVDLGRDIFMGHEFSAEVLEAGPDTATHPPGTLVTSLPVLLSGKGAEPIVYSNTTLGGYAERMLLSAPLLLPVPNGLDLKHAAMTEPMAVGLHAVNKSGIKSDEPTLVLGCGPIGLAIIAALKLRGVQNIAAADFSPKRRELATAMGAHQTFDPAQGSPFDAVKAAVVFEAVGVPGIIDDVLRRARRGTRLVVAGVCMESDIIHPFFATANEISIQFSLAYDMAEFTESLRAIAEGDIDVGPMITGEVGLDGVGAAFDDLADPERHCKILVTP; this is translated from the coding sequence ATGCGGGCTTCGGTGCTGCGGGACGGACGCATGGTCTACCGCGACGACGTACCCGACCCGGTACCCGGACCGGGCCAGGTGCTGGTGGCGGTGCGGGCTTGCGGAATCTGCGGTTCCGACCTGCATTTCGCGGCGCACGGCCAGAAGGTGCTGGAGATGAGCAGCCAGGTGGCCGGTGACGGCGGTGGCATGGCGGTCGACCTGGGCCGCGACATCTTCATGGGCCACGAGTTCAGCGCCGAAGTGCTCGAGGCCGGACCCGACACCGCGACGCATCCGCCGGGCACGTTGGTCACCTCGCTACCGGTGTTGTTGTCCGGCAAGGGCGCCGAGCCGATCGTCTACAGCAACACCACGCTCGGCGGCTATGCCGAGCGGATGTTGCTGTCGGCGCCGCTGCTGCTGCCCGTTCCGAACGGTCTGGACCTCAAACACGCGGCGATGACCGAGCCGATGGCGGTGGGCCTGCACGCCGTGAACAAGTCCGGGATCAAGTCCGACGAGCCGACGCTGGTGCTGGGTTGTGGCCCGATCGGACTGGCGATCATCGCGGCCCTGAAACTGCGCGGTGTGCAGAACATCGCGGCAGCTGATTTCTCACCCAAACGTCGCGAGCTGGCCACCGCCATGGGTGCGCACCAGACGTTCGATCCCGCTCAGGGCTCGCCGTTCGACGCCGTCAAGGCGGCCGTGGTGTTCGAGGCGGTCGGCGTGCCCGGAATCATCGACGACGTGTTGCGCCGGGCCCGGCGCGGGACCCGGCTGGTGGTTGCCGGGGTGTGCATGGAATCCGACATCATCCACCCGTTCTTCGCCACCGCCAACGAGATCAGCATCCAGTTCTCGCTGGCTTACGACATGGCGGAATTCACCGAGTCGCTGCGCGCGATCGCCGAAGGCGACATCGACGTCGGGCCGATGATCACCGGTGAGGTCGGATTGGACGGCGTCGGAGCGGCTTTCGACGATCTGGCCGACCCCGAGCGGCACTGCAAGATCCTGGTCACGCCCTGA
- the hpt gene encoding hypoxanthine-guanine phosphoribosyltransferase produces the protein MARRGTLCIVTAELYPGDIKSVLLTQEQIQLRITELGRQIGEDYRTLAADTGQDLLLITVLKGAVLFVTDLARAIPLPTQFEFMAVSSYGSSTSSSGVVRILKDLDRDIHDRDVLIVEDVVDSGLTLSWLLRNLTSRHPRSLRVCTLLRKPEAVGANVDIAYVGFDIPNEFVVGYGLDYDERYRDLSYIGTLDPRIYQ, from the coding sequence ATGGCTCGGCGTGGCACGCTGTGCATCGTGACGGCGGAGCTGTATCCGGGGGACATCAAATCGGTGCTGCTCACCCAGGAGCAGATTCAGCTCCGGATCACCGAACTCGGCCGGCAGATCGGCGAGGATTACCGCACTCTTGCCGCCGACACCGGCCAGGATCTGCTGCTGATCACGGTGCTCAAGGGCGCGGTGCTGTTCGTCACCGACCTGGCGCGCGCCATCCCGCTACCGACCCAGTTCGAGTTCATGGCGGTCAGCTCCTACGGTTCCTCGACGTCGTCGTCGGGGGTGGTGCGGATTCTCAAGGACCTCGACCGCGACATCCACGACCGCGACGTGCTGATCGTCGAGGACGTGGTGGATTCCGGGCTGACGCTGTCGTGGCTGTTGCGCAACCTGACCAGCCGGCATCCACGCTCGCTGCGGGTGTGCACGCTGTTGCGCAAGCCGGAGGCGGTGGGCGCCAACGTCGACATCGCCTACGTGGGCTTCGACATCCCCAACGAGTTCGTCGTCGGCTACGGGCTGGACTACGACGAGCGCTACCGCGACCTGTCCTACATCGGGACTCTGGATCCGCGGATCTATCAATAG
- a CDS encoding monooxygenase, with translation MVSAPMRFGVFITPFHPTGQSPTVALEYDMDRVVALDRLGYDEAWFGEHHSGGYELIACPEVFIAAAAERTKHIRLGTGVVSLPYHHPLMVADRWVLLDHLTRGRVMFGAGPGALPSDAYMMGIDPVDQRRMMQESLEAILALFRAAPEERIDRHAEWFTLRDAQLHIRPYTWPYPEISTAAMISPSGPRLAGALGTSLLSLSMSVPGGYAALENTWEVVCEQAAKAGREQPDRRDWRVLSIMHIADSRDQAIEDCTYGLLDFAKYFGAAGFVPLANTVEGAPSPREFVEDYAAKGNCCIGTPDDAIAHIEDLLERSGGFGTLLLLGHDWASPQATFHSYDLFARKVIPYFKGQLEAPRASHEWAKDKREELIGRAGQAVVQAITQHVAEHDGAGS, from the coding sequence ATGGTGAGTGCCCCAATGCGTTTCGGTGTTTTCATCACGCCCTTTCACCCCACCGGGCAATCCCCGACGGTGGCACTGGAATACGACATGGACCGGGTCGTTGCGCTGGACCGGCTGGGCTACGACGAAGCGTGGTTCGGCGAACACCATTCCGGCGGTTACGAATTGATCGCCTGCCCGGAGGTGTTCATCGCCGCCGCGGCCGAGCGGACCAAACACATCAGGCTGGGCACCGGCGTGGTGTCGCTGCCCTACCACCATCCGCTGATGGTCGCCGACCGGTGGGTGCTGCTCGATCACCTGACCCGCGGCCGGGTCATGTTCGGCGCCGGCCCCGGGGCGCTGCCGTCCGACGCCTACATGATGGGCATCGACCCGGTCGATCAACGCCGAATGATGCAGGAGTCCCTGGAGGCGATTCTGGCGTTGTTCCGCGCCGCGCCCGAGGAGCGCATCGACCGTCACGCCGAATGGTTCACCCTGCGCGATGCGCAACTGCACATCCGCCCGTATACCTGGCCGTACCCCGAGATCTCCACGGCGGCAATGATTTCCCCGTCGGGTCCGCGGCTGGCCGGAGCGCTGGGCACCTCACTGCTGTCGCTGTCGATGTCGGTGCCCGGCGGTTACGCGGCGCTGGAGAACACCTGGGAGGTGGTGTGCGAGCAGGCCGCCAAGGCGGGCCGGGAGCAACCCGACCGCCGCGACTGGCGGGTGCTGAGCATCATGCACATCGCGGACTCCCGGGACCAGGCGATCGAGGACTGCACGTACGGGTTGCTGGATTTCGCCAAGTACTTCGGCGCCGCCGGGTTCGTCCCACTCGCGAACACGGTCGAGGGCGCGCCGTCTCCCCGCGAGTTCGTCGAAGACTATGCGGCCAAAGGGAATTGCTGCATCGGCACACCCGACGACGCGATCGCCCACATCGAGGATCTACTGGAACGTTCCGGCGGCTTCGGCACCCTGTTGCTGCTCGGCCACGACTGGGCGTCGCCGCAGGCCACCTTTCATTCCTATGATCTGTTCGCCCGCAAGGTGATTCCCTATTTCAAGGGACAACTCGAAGCGCCGCGGGCCTCGCACGAATGGGCCAAGGACAAACGCGAGGAACTCATCGGGCGGGCCGGCCAGGCCGTCGTGCAGGCCATCACCCAGCACGTTGCCGAACACGACGGGGCCGGCAGCTGA
- the PE32 gene encoding PE family protein PE32, whose protein sequence is MSIVFAEPEVLGGASGELMSINAAMRAGNSAAAGPTTAVVPAAADLVSLLMANHFVNHANLYQAISAQAAAVQEQLAATLGISGNSYATTESANAAAVG, encoded by the coding sequence ATGTCGATCGTTTTCGCCGAACCGGAAGTGCTGGGTGGTGCTTCGGGCGAGCTCATGTCAATCAACGCGGCAATGCGCGCCGGCAACTCAGCCGCCGCGGGCCCCACTACGGCGGTCGTGCCGGCCGCTGCCGACCTGGTGTCACTGCTGATGGCCAACCATTTCGTCAACCACGCCAATCTGTACCAGGCGATCAGTGCGCAGGCCGCCGCTGTGCAGGAGCAGTTGGCGGCCACGCTGGGCATCAGCGGCAATTCGTACGCCACCACCGAGTCGGCCAACGCCGCTGCGGTCGGTTAG
- the tilS gene encoding tRNA(Ile)-lysidine synthase translates to MDRPGAVAQLRRAASEFARIYVADQGRWCVGLSGGPDSLALTAVAAGLRPTVALIVDHGLQTDSADVAEAARAQALSLGCVDARVLRVQCDLAGAGGPEAAARTARYAALRAHRDGPVLLAHTLDDQAETVLLGLGRGSGPRSIAGMRPFDSPWCRPLLGVRRAVTHAACAELGLKTWADPHNADRRFTRVRLRREVLPLLEDVLGGGVAEALARTATALREDTEFLDAMAAAALVDVSSGEGLDARALSALPDPVRRRVIRAWLQSGGAVGLTDKQIRGVDRLVTAWRGQGGVAVGSELRGRRLVAGRRAGRLTLSPEAI, encoded by the coding sequence ATGGATCGACCGGGTGCTGTAGCCCAGCTACGCAGGGCGGCAAGCGAATTCGCGCGCATCTATGTAGCTGACCAGGGCAGGTGGTGTGTCGGTCTGTCCGGCGGGCCGGACTCGTTGGCGCTGACCGCCGTTGCCGCGGGGTTGCGGCCCACGGTGGCGTTGATCGTCGACCACGGCTTGCAGACGGATTCGGCCGATGTCGCCGAAGCCGCACGCGCGCAAGCTCTTTCGTTAGGATGCGTGGACGCCCGGGTGCTGCGTGTCCAGTGCGACCTGGCGGGCGCCGGAGGGCCGGAGGCGGCGGCGCGCACCGCCCGCTACGCAGCCCTGCGGGCCCATCGCGACGGCCCGGTGCTGCTTGCGCATACCCTCGACGACCAGGCCGAGACAGTGCTGCTGGGGCTGGGTCGCGGCTCGGGTCCCCGCTCCATCGCCGGCATGCGCCCGTTCGACTCACCGTGGTGCCGGCCGTTGCTGGGGGTGCGCCGGGCCGTCACCCACGCCGCTTGTGCGGAGCTGGGCCTTAAGACGTGGGCGGACCCGCACAACGCCGACCGCCGCTTCACCCGGGTCCGGCTGCGCCGCGAAGTGCTGCCGCTGCTGGAAGACGTGCTCGGTGGCGGGGTCGCCGAGGCGTTGGCGCGCACCGCGACGGCGCTGCGCGAGGACACCGAGTTCCTCGACGCGATGGCCGCCGCCGCGCTGGTCGACGTTTCCTCCGGTGAGGGCCTCGACGCTCGGGCGTTGTCCGCCCTGCCCGACCCGGTGCGGCGACGGGTGATTCGCGCCTGGCTGCAGTCCGGCGGTGCGGTGGGGCTCACCGACAAGCAGATCCGCGGGGTGGACCGGCTGGTCACTGCGTGGCGCGGTCAGGGTGGGGTGGCGGTGGGGTCCGAGTTGCGCGGTCGGCGCCTGGTCGCCGGCCGCCGCGCGGGACGGCTCACCTTGTCGCCGGAGGCAATCTGA
- the ephA gene encoding epoxide hydrolase A, translated as MRLRVTEAGDPGAPVVVLCHGFPELAYSWRHQIPALADAGYRVLAPDQRGYGGSSRPEPIEAYDIHQLTGDIVGLLDDVGADRAVWVGHDWGAAVVWNAPLLHPDRVAAVAALSVPVTPRPKVAPTTAWRRMFGDNFFYILYFQQPGVADAELNGDPARTMRRMMGGLRLSEDQTAALRMVAAGPEGFIDRLPEPDGLPDWITEAELGHYISEFTRTGFTGGLNWYRNFDRNWETTPELAGATIPVPCLFIGGTADPVLSFTRTDRAAAAITGPYREVMIDGAGHWIQQERPEEVNTTLLEFLKGVQW; from the coding sequence GTGCGGCTGCGGGTGACCGAGGCCGGCGATCCCGGGGCGCCGGTGGTGGTGTTGTGCCACGGATTTCCCGAGCTGGCCTACTCCTGGCGGCACCAGATTCCGGCCCTGGCCGACGCCGGTTACCGGGTGCTGGCCCCTGACCAGCGCGGCTACGGCGGTTCGTCGCGCCCGGAGCCGATCGAGGCCTACGACATCCACCAGTTGACCGGCGACATCGTCGGGTTGCTCGACGACGTCGGCGCGGACCGGGCCGTCTGGGTCGGCCACGACTGGGGTGCCGCCGTGGTGTGGAACGCCCCGCTGCTGCATCCCGACCGGGTGGCCGCCGTCGCCGCGCTCAGTGTGCCGGTCACCCCGCGCCCGAAGGTCGCTCCCACGACGGCGTGGCGGCGCATGTTCGGGGACAACTTCTTCTACATCCTCTACTTTCAGCAGCCCGGTGTCGCCGATGCCGAACTCAACGGCGACCCGGCCCGGACCATGCGCCGGATGATGGGCGGCCTGCGGCTCTCGGAGGACCAGACTGCGGCCTTGCGGATGGTGGCTGCAGGCCCCGAAGGGTTCATCGACCGGCTGCCCGAGCCCGACGGGCTGCCCGACTGGATCACCGAGGCCGAACTCGGCCACTACATAAGCGAATTCACCCGCACCGGATTCACCGGTGGACTGAACTGGTACCGCAACTTCGACCGGAACTGGGAGACCACCCCCGAGCTGGCCGGCGCCACCATCCCGGTGCCCTGCCTGTTCATCGGCGGCACGGCCGACCCGGTGCTGAGCTTCACCCGCACCGACCGGGCCGCAGCAGCGATCACCGGCCCCTACCGCGAGGTGATGATCGACGGCGCCGGCCACTGGATTCAGCAGGAGCGGCCCGAGGAGGTCAACACGACGCTTCTCGAATTCCTCAAAGGAGTGCAATGGTGA
- the PPE65 gene encoding putative PPE family protein PPE65 (frameshifted, insertion at around 5901119) has protein sequence MAAAATPQIAWLTSTAEQAAQTGAQAVAAASAYEAAFLATVPPPVIEANRALLAGLLATNFLGQNTAAIAATEAQYLEFWAQDAAAMYGYSGASAAAAELPTLTPQSVAANLSGLYAQFNAQINAVNSSLASAGYHDVVKALSQMAGLTNTPPWLANPQAALGLTGHTWNATGDGIVVNGLVGDVLEGLTGSATLDASTGFDSYIRLVSPFRLSTTAMKDIDGLLHSAFPTLGKAAEGAAKAAEGAAAAAAPTFGSGFGNALGGITGAVGNASKVGAVSVPASWTAAPAATPISVALNGAAGAAAAEPATAAFGGLPMVPGAGTGRSVANFAAPRYGFKPTVIAQPPAGG, from the coding sequence ATGGCGGCCGCGGCCACGCCGCAGATCGCGTGGCTGACCAGCACCGCCGAGCAGGCCGCGCAGACCGGCGCGCAGGCCGTCGCCGCGGCGAGCGCGTACGAGGCGGCCTTCCTCGCGACGGTGCCGCCCCCGGTGATCGAGGCCAACCGGGCGCTGCTGGCCGGCCTGCTGGCCACGAATTTCCTGGGCCAGAACACCGCGGCCATCGCCGCCACCGAGGCGCAGTACCTCGAGTTCTGGGCGCAGGATGCCGCTGCCATGTACGGCTACTCGGGTGCGTCGGCGGCGGCAGCGGAGTTGCCGACGCTGACACCGCAGTCGGTAGCCGCCAACCTCAGCGGTCTCTATGCGCAATTCAACGCCCAGATCAACGCGGTCAACTCGTCTCTGGCGTCCGCCGGGTACCACGACGTGGTCAAGGCGCTCAGCCAGATGGCCGGGTTGACCAACACTCCGCCCTGGCTCGCCAATCCGCAGGCAGCGCTCGGCCTGACCGGACATACCTGGAACGCCACCGGCGACGGGATTGTGGTGAACGGCTTGGTGGGTGACGTCCTAGAGGGGCTCACCGGGTCGGCAACGCTGGACGCCAGCACCGGCTTCGACTCCTACATCCGGCTGGTGTCGCCGTTCCGGCTCAGCACCACGGCGATGAAGGACATCGACGGGTTGTTGCACAGCGCGTTTCCCACCTTGGGCAAGGCCGCCGAGGGCGCCGCGAAGGCCGCCGAGGGAGCGGCCGCGGCGGCCGCACCCACCTTCGGCAGTGGCTTTGGCAACGCGCTGGGCGGGATCACCGGAGCGGTCGGTAACGCGTCCAAGGTCGGCGCGGTGTCGGTCCCGGCGAGCTGGACGGCCGCCCCGGCGGCAACGCCGATCTCGGTGGCGCTCAACGGTGCCGCCGGCGCGGCTGCCGCGGAGCCGGCGACGGCCGCCTTCGGTGGGCTGCCGATGGTGCCCGGCGCGGGCACCGGTCGCAGCGTGGCCAATTTCGCCGCGCCCCGCTACGGGTTCAAGCCGACGGTCATCGCACAACCCCCGGCCGGAGGGTAA
- the folP gene encoding dihydropteroate synthase, translating to MQVMGVLNVTDDSFSDGGRYLDPDGAVEHGLALAAQGADIVDVGGASTRPGATPVDPDIEARRVLPVVEQLAAQGITVSIDTMHARVADAALNRGAQLVNDVSGGRADPAMAPLLAETKVPWVLMHWRPVSARSPHQVPAYRDVVAEVRAELLASVDDAVAAGVDPAMLVIDPGLGFAKTAQHNWALLHGLPELIGTGVPVLVGASRKRFLGALLAGADGTPRPPDGRDTATAVISALAAQHGAWGVRVHDVRASADALAVVGAWERGATIDG from the coding sequence GTGCAGGTGATGGGAGTGCTCAACGTCACCGACGACTCGTTCTCCGACGGCGGGCGATACCTCGATCCCGACGGTGCCGTCGAGCATGGTCTGGCGCTGGCGGCCCAGGGGGCGGACATCGTCGACGTCGGGGGAGCCTCCACCCGGCCCGGCGCCACCCCGGTGGATCCGGACATTGAAGCCCGCCGGGTGCTTCCCGTCGTCGAACAGCTTGCCGCACAAGGAATCACCGTCAGCATCGACACGATGCACGCGCGGGTGGCCGACGCCGCGCTGAACCGCGGCGCGCAGCTGGTCAACGACGTGTCCGGCGGCCGGGCCGACCCGGCGATGGCCCCGTTGCTGGCGGAGACGAAAGTGCCGTGGGTGCTGATGCACTGGCGGCCGGTGTCGGCGCGAAGCCCGCACCAGGTGCCGGCCTATCGAGACGTGGTGGCCGAGGTGCGTGCCGAATTGCTCGCCAGCGTCGACGACGCGGTGGCCGCCGGCGTCGATCCGGCCATGCTGGTGATCGACCCCGGGCTGGGTTTCGCCAAGACCGCACAACACAATTGGGCCTTGCTGCACGGCTTGCCCGAGTTGATCGGAACCGGGGTGCCGGTACTCGTCGGCGCCTCCCGCAAGCGATTTCTCGGCGCGTTGCTGGCCGGTGCCGACGGCACACCGCGCCCGCCCGACGGCCGCGACACCGCGACCGCGGTGATCTCGGCGCTGGCGGCCCAGCACGGTGCCTGGGGGGTCCGTGTGCACGACGTGCGCGCCTCGGCCGACGCGCTCGCGGTCGTCGGAGCCTGGGAAAGAGGAGCGACAATCGATGGCTGA
- the folE gene encoding GTP cyclohydrolase 1: MTQLDSRDSRVREFDQARAEAAVRELLIAIGEDPDRNGLRDTPARVVRAYREIFAGLYTDPASVLNTMFDEDHDELVIVKEIPMYSTCEHHLVSFHGVAHVGYIPGADGRVTGLSKIARLVDLYAKRPQVQERLTSQIADALVQKLNPRGVIVVVEAEHLCMAMRGVRKPGSTTTTSAVRGQFKTDAASRAEALDLILRK; the protein is encoded by the coding sequence ATGACGCAGCTGGATTCCAGGGATAGCCGGGTGCGCGAGTTCGACCAGGCGCGCGCCGAGGCCGCCGTTCGCGAACTGCTGATCGCGATCGGTGAGGATCCCGATCGAAATGGGCTGCGGGACACGCCCGCTCGCGTCGTGCGGGCCTATCGGGAGATATTCGCCGGCCTCTACACCGACCCGGCGTCGGTGCTCAACACCATGTTCGACGAAGACCACGACGAATTGGTGATCGTCAAAGAGATCCCGATGTACTCCACCTGCGAACACCATCTGGTGTCGTTTCACGGTGTGGCCCATGTCGGTTACATCCCGGGTGCGGACGGTCGGGTCACCGGTTTGTCGAAGATCGCTCGGCTGGTCGATCTTTACGCCAAGCGGCCGCAGGTGCAGGAACGTCTCACCAGTCAGATCGCCGACGCCCTGGTGCAGAAGCTCAATCCGCGTGGCGTGATCGTGGTGGTCGAGGCCGAGCACCTGTGCATGGCGATGCGGGGGGTGCGCAAGCCCGGTTCCACCACCACGACGTCGGCGGTGCGCGGTCAGTTCAAGACCGACGCCGCTTCTCGAGCCGAAGCGCTCGATCTCATACTGCGCAAGTGA
- the lpqG gene encoding SIMPL domain-containing protein, translating to MAAALVAVLALPSCDSHPATPTPGIAPRQVTVYGSGQVQGVPDTLTANLAIEFTAPDVSTAMKQTNDRQQAVINALVGAGLDRKDIRTTQVSLQPQYSTPEPAGPAAVSGYRATNAIEIKIHPTDTASTLLALVVSTGGDATRINSVSYSIADDSQLVKDARARAFDDAKNRAQQYAQLAGLNLGKVLSISEATGSTPPPTGVPAPRAAMAPLEPGQQTVSFSVTAVWELT from the coding sequence GTGGCCGCCGCCCTGGTGGCGGTCCTCGCCCTGCCGTCCTGCGACTCCCACCCCGCGACGCCCACCCCGGGGATCGCTCCACGCCAGGTGACCGTGTACGGATCGGGGCAGGTCCAGGGCGTCCCGGACACCCTCACCGCCAACCTGGCGATCGAGTTCACCGCCCCCGACGTCTCGACCGCGATGAAACAGACCAACGACCGGCAGCAGGCGGTGATCAACGCACTCGTCGGTGCGGGCCTGGACCGCAAAGACATCCGCACCACCCAGGTGAGCCTGCAGCCGCAGTACAGCACGCCCGAACCCGCCGGCCCGGCCGCCGTCAGCGGCTACCGCGCCACCAACGCCATCGAGATCAAGATCCACCCCACCGACACCGCCTCGACGCTGCTGGCTCTCGTCGTGAGCACTGGCGGTGACGCCACCCGGATCAACTCGGTCAGCTACTCGATCGCCGACGACTCCCAGCTGGTCAAGGACGCCCGGGCGCGCGCCTTCGACGACGCGAAGAACCGCGCCCAGCAGTACGCCCAGCTGGCCGGCCTGAACCTGGGCAAGGTGCTGTCGATCTCGGAGGCAACCGGCTCCACACCGCCGCCGACCGGGGTCCCGGCGCCGCGCGCCGCGATGGCCCCGCTGGAACCCGGTCAGCAGACGGTGAGCTTCTCGGTGACGGCGGTCTGGGAGCTGACCTGA